CCTTGTCAGGTAAAAATTCTTGCCACCATAGCATGGAAAAGCGGCGATTCGATTATTCTGCGAGATGTTTCAGGACTTAGGGAATTCAAGATAAAAGGCAGTGTAGGCCGGGAAATCCTACGTCTACCCTGCGAGACCTCAATATATGTTGAAGGATTAGTGGAGGGAGACTACCTCGAAGTTAATAAGTACGAGGTGATTTATCCATCCAAGCTTGAGTGTTGTGAAACAGACGCTGAAGACGTTCGCGAATATGCATTTAATTATCACATGTATGTGGGCAGACCAAGGTGTTTCAAAGTTATTAGAACAATATCTATCTTGTCCTACTTGATAAGAAACGCGTTAATATTTGAGGGGTTCACGGAACTACAACCACCAATTCTCGGCTGGAAGAGTGATCCCGGTTTGAGAGGGGCTAGTAAGGTTAAAGTAAGCCTGTATGGGAGTGAATACGAGTTGCATTCAAGCCTAATAATGTATAAGCAGATATATGCGAGCATTTTCGAGAAAATATTCTACTTCGCAAGGAACATAAGGGTTGAGCCGGCCGAAAACTTCTACACAGGGAGGCACTTGGTCGAGTTCACACAAGTCGATGTGGAAGAAGCATTCACCAGTATGCAGGAATCAATCAGCCTTGCCGAGTCCATCTTGAAGAAAGTTGTGAAAGAGTTTCTGAACAATCACGCAGATCTCCTCGACTCTTCAAGAATTGAATGGTTAGATAGAACCTTTCTAACCGAGAAATACCCGGTTATCACATATGAGGAGGCAGTGGACTTGTTGACCCAGCACGGTTTTGAACTGAGAAGAGGCTGCGAGCTACCGCACAATGCTGAGGCATTTCTAGGAGAATATTATGGTACACCAGTATGGCTGACCGGTTTTCCCTCAACTGCTAGAGGATTCTACTATATTGAAAACGCTGAGAAACCGGGCTATAACGTGGACTGGAATCTCATAGTTCCAGAAGGGCATGGTGAAGTGCTTGATGGAGGATGCAGAGAGTATAGGGTCGAGGAACTGGAAAAAAGAATCAAGTCCACAGGCGAAAACCCTTCAGAATATCAATGGTTCCTTGACATTGTTTCAAAGGGATATGTAAAACCCACCTGTGGATGGGGTTTGGGGCTTGAAAGATTGGTTAAAACTTTTCACGGACTAGCTCATGTTGGGTTTGCAACACCCCATCCACGTCTACCAGGAGTAATCGGTCCTTAAGAGTTTTTTACAAGAAATTACCATAATTAGAACGGGTGGTAATGTTGTTTGACCCTGAAGAGGTTAGAAAGGATTTTCCCATCCTCTCTAGAAAGATAAACGGTAGACCCTTGGTTTACCTCGATAATGCTGCCTCCACGCAAAAGCCGATCCAGGTTATTAACACTATTGTAGAGTTTTATAGTAAACACTACGCAAACATACATAGAGGTTTGCACACGTTAAGTCAGGAAGCAAGTGAAATGTATGAGAAAGCACATGAAACCTTGGCTAAGTTTATTAACGCTTATTCTTGGGAGGAAGTGGTTTTCTGTAACAATACTACTGATGCTATGAACCTGGTCGCATACGCATGGGGCCTGAAGAATCTCGGGGAGGGAGACGAGGTCGTTGCAACTATTATGGATCATCACAGCACCATTCTTCCCTGGAGGAAAATCGCGAAAATGAAAGGGGCCGTTGTAAAATACATCAATGTAACCCCACAAGGTTATCTCGACTACGATTCGCTCAACACAATTATTACTCATAGAACCAAGGTTCTAGTCTTCCCTATTGCAAGCAATGTCTTGGGAACTATAAATAAGGTTGAAGAACTTGTGAAAAGGGCGAGGGAAGTAGGCGCTATTGTCGTCGCAGATGGTGCTCAAAGCGTTCCTCACATACCAACCGATGTGAGAAAACTAGGCGTTGACTTCCTGGGTTTCAGCGGTCATAAAATGCTGGGGCCTACAGGGAGCGGAGTGTTATGGGGGAAAAGGGATGTTCTAGAAGAAATGGACTTGTTCAAAGTAGGTGGAGACACAATAAGGGATGTTACAGTTGATGATGTTGTATGGTTAGACCTGCCGTGGAGGTTTGAAGCCGGCACACCTAACATAGAGGCAGGAATAGCTCTGGGAACGGCAGCGGAATATTTAATGAAACTTGGCATGGATAACGTGCGTGAGCATGAGAAGCAACTTGTAACGTATACTTTGAAAAGGCTGAGTGAGGAATTCTCAGATGACATAAGGGTTTACGGACCCGTGGACCCCAGTGATAAAACAGGCGTCGTATCGTTCAACGTCATAGGTCTGAACCACCATACTGTAGCGAAAGCGTTAGACCTCTTCGGAATCGCCGTTAGATCCGGGATGCACTGTGCACACCCGCTTCACTACTCGTTGAAGATAACGTATTTGGAGACGCCTCCCGCGGATCCCCCAAAAGAACCGGGGGAGAGGTTGACTGTATACGGCAGTGTCAGAGCTAGCTACTACATCTACAATACCTTTGAGGAAGTAGACTATCTCATTGAAAGCTTAGGCAAAATAGTTAATCTTAAAGAGGCATTGAAGAGAGAAAAACCAGAAGCGGTTTGCTCAGGGAGCTGATGAAGAGGTATTGGGAAAAAAGATATAGATTTAGGATCGTTATTTAGCAGGTCCAATTATCCTAGCGAACTTCTTGTTGGTGTAGGGGCTGACGGCGAATGCGATCTTTATCTTGCCCCTCTTAGTCTCCTTCACTACGACCTCATACTTGTCTGTCTCGAAGTACTTTTTCGCCTTCAGGTCGAAGAACTTCAGTTTCTCCATACTTATCCCCTTTAGATTGTTCTCAAGTTTATTATCTTGTATAGGATTTATTTAAACTTTGCGTTTTGCAATAATTTCATTAAATTATACCAAATTATGTATGATTTTACATTAATAATTACTTTAAATTTTATTAGAAATAAGTTCCTAATACCATGATCTATAAATTTCAAAGTATACGTTAAAAATTCATACAATGTTTAAATTTTAGAATACTGTTCAGTTTACTGCAATTTCAAAAAATTGATTGGAGGAGGCAGAAATTTTTTGTATCAAAGTATAGGCCAAACAGTGTCAGGTTCTTTACAAATACCCGCTCTATTGTAAACCTCCCACGCGGCTTTTTCAGCTTCTTCAATTATTTTTTCCTCGTCAATCGTGAGAAGCTTTCTATCATACACTACTAGTTTACCATCTATTATTGAGTGTTTAACATCGTTGCCCGATGCCGCATAAGCTAGGTGTGAGATAGGATTCACAAGTGGATGGATGTGAGGAACCCAGTAGTCCAGGATTATTATATCAGCTCTCTTTCCTTTTTCAATACTACCAACTAAGTGGTCTATCATCAATGCTCTAGCTCCGTTTATCGTCGCCATTTCAACAACCTGCTCAGCTCGTATAGCCTCTGCGTTCAGGGTTCTCACAGGCTGGAGTAGAGCAGCATGCTTCATCTCTCTCATAAGGTCGTATGTGTTATTACTTGGCCCTCCATCTGTGCCTAACGCAACATTGACTCCTGCTTTCAACATGTCAGAGATTCTTGCAGCCCCACTCGCCAGCTTCATATTGCTCGAGGGATTGTGGCTTACCGTGGTCCCGGTTTTACTTAACAACATTATTTCTTCATCATCAACCCAAACCACATGCACCAGGACCACGTTCCTGCCTGTGAGACCAAGCCAGTGTGCGAACTCTACTGGTTTTTTGCCGAAGCTTTTCATGGTATATTCGACATCTTCTCTTACTTCGGCCAAGTGCATTGTGATCCCTGTGTTTAGCTCGCGAGCTGTCTCTGAGATTTTCCTGTACAATTCAAGGCTAACCGCTCCTGGTGTTCGAGGACCAAACCATATCCATATCCTATTGCTCAATCCGTTATACTTGTGGTAGAGCCTTAAAGTGTCCTTAAAACTAGTGTCTCCAGGCTCTACGAGACCCTCGTGGAGAACGTTCTCTTCTAAGGCGTAGCCTTTAAGATCCATAACATGTCTAGCGACAGCAGCTCTTATGCCACTCTCGTGTAGAAACTCTATTATGTTATCGGGTCCGTAGCGTCCAACGAGCCCTGTCTCCAGGAAGGCTGTTGTACCGGTTTTCAACATCTCCGCAACTACGAGCTTTGCAGATGCAAGGGCTTCCTCAGGCTTATAGTTTCCTTGGAGAGGCCACACCCTGTTTTTCAACCATTTTATCAAGGGTAGGTAGTCAGCGCAATGTCTTATCAACCCCTGAGCTAGGTGGACGTGAGTGTTCACGAGACCCGGCATTACAATATCTCGTTCAGCCTCTATTACAATGTCGCTGAAGCTTTTATAACTTGGGTCCAGTTCCTCCCTCTTACCAACGTCTATAATGAGTCCATCGCTAATCGCGACAGCACCCTTTTTAATTATTCTTCGATTAGAATCAAGTGTTAGAACCCATCCTCCCCTGATGTAAATATCTGCCATTTTCACCATCTATGCTTTATTAATTGTGGGAAAAATTTATAAAACAACAAGGTTTAAATGTATAAGTAAAACAAGGTGGTTTATTGGGAGTCTTCTTCACACGCTACAATATCGAAGAGAGGAGTAGATTAATAGAGGTAGCTTCGGGTAAGCTACCAGCTGACATTGTTATAACCAACGTCCACATAATTCTTCCACATACTGAAGAGATTCTCGAAAAACACAGCATCGTAGTGAAAGACAGGAGAATAGCAGGTATTGTTGAAGACGAGCTGGTTTCAAAACATATTTCTGAGGAAACACTGATAATTGATGGTTCAAACGACTATGTGCTTCCCGGATTTATAGACCTCCATGTCCATATAGAGTCGTCACTTCTAGATCTTATTGGATTCTCTAAGATAGCTCTTAAGCATGGAACAACCACAGTTGTGGCAGACCCACATGAGATCGCCAATGTGCTAGGGGTTTCAGGCGTTGAATTGTTTGTAAAGGCTTCCTTAAATCTTCCATTGAAAATACTCATAGATATCCCAAGTTGTGTGCCGGCGACTGACCCGGCTTTAAGGCTTGAAACAACACCCCATGTGATATCAGACAAGGAGATCGAACAGTTGGCGTGCTTAGACAACATCATAGGACTAGGGGAGGTCATGGATTTTCTCAGCGTTATCAATTCTTCCGATAAAGTTCTAAGAAAGTTGAAAATAGCCAGCGAGAAGAGATTGATAGTTAACGGTCACGCTCCCTTGTTAACCGGGAGAATGCTTGATGCTTATGTTTCTGCTGGCATACTGAGCGATCATGAGTCAACCTCTTATCATGAAGCCCTGGAAAAGCTGAGGAAGGGCATGTGGCTATACATCAGGGAGGGGAGTGCGTGGAGAGATCTTGCAGAGCTGTCCAAAATCTTGCTGGAAAAATCAAACTGCGAACTATGCGCTTTCGTAAGTGACGATGTCAACGTTTACGACTTATTCACTCAGGGCCATGTAGACAGAATAGTTAACCTTGCTATCGAATACGGTCTTGACCCCATTAAAGCGATAAAATATGCGACGTTTAACCCGGCTATTCGTTTACACATGGAGGATCACATAGGATTGCTCGCTCCCGGAAGAATAGCTGACATAGTGTTCTCTAAGAACATAAAGGAGATCAAACCCCACACCGTCATCAGCAATGGGGATGTAATTTATTACAAGGGAGAGTTGAAGAAGAGTTTTCCGCGCTACTATTACCCTGAGGAAGCCCTTAACACAGTCAAGCTTGGGCCTCTCTTGGAAAACTTCAGCTTTACACCTCGTATAGGTGAAATAAACGGTACTGCCCTCGTTAATATTATTAATGTACAACCAGGGTCTGCCTTGACGAAGAGAACTGTAGAGGAATTAGTCGTGGAGGATGGTGAGATTAGGTGTGACCCTTCAAGAGATATCATGTACGTTGCCGTAGCGGACAGGCACAGCGGGACAGGTAGTTTTTCAACAGGCTTCATTAAGGGTTTGGGGTTTAAGGCCGGGGCCATAGCACAGACGATAGCACACGATACTCATAATTTGATCGTATCAGGATGGAATCAACAGGACATGCAGGTGGCCGTTAAGGAAATCGCGAGGATACAGGGAGGAATCGTTGTTGTAGCCGAGAGGCAAGTGATAGCTGAGATACCCTTGAGACTAGCCGGCTTGATGAGTATTGAGGAGCCGGAGGAGGTTTTCAAGAAGTATGTCAACATGGTGGAAGTGCTCCATGAGAAATACGGGTTGAACTTCGAGTCTTACTTCATGACGCTTGCGCTTATCTCACTTCCAGTGATACCTGAGGTTAGAATTACGGATAAGGGATTAGTGGATGTTTCAAAGGGGAGGCTAATATCACTTGTTGAAGACGTTTTCAAAGCCTAGTTTTCAATCATCCATGCCAGGTGTTAATCCTGACCTACTGCCCACGCATTCGTGGTTAAACAGTCTTGTTCACAGTGCTAAGGCTCAACAATCTTTTGAATGATAGGTAAATTAATGGAAGAATTAGTAAGCCCATGGGAGCATTCGCACCCCTATTGAGAGGAGGCATGAAAGGCTCTGTTTCCAGCTATGTTTGGAGCATGCTTCTCACATATTTTAAGCTGACAACAACATTCTATTCAGCCTTAGTAGTTTTTCACCACTATTCTAACCCTGTTCTTATCCTTTACGACTGAAAGCCTCGTCCCATGGGGATTAGTCGCCGGGACTACTGCCCTCTTCTTCCTCGATTTTTACGTATCTTGTCTTATTACTTATGATATCGCTTTTTCCAGGATAATCCTCTATTATAATAGTATACTCCACTAGACCGTCTTTAGCCTTGTTGAGCAGTTCCAACACTCTGCCGCACTCACTTTCATTCGCCTCCCCTGTCTCGCAGAGGAAGGAAGTTTTTTCAATTAAATCCATGATTAAACCCTCGATAGTAGTGATGAAACCTTGGGAGAAAGGTCCCGGAGAAATCTCTATGTTGAATTCTGGTATTAAAACCTTGGAACCCCCGGCCCTGATCAATAGAGCTCTTTCATCGCCTGGTTTTTCAACTTTGTAAATTATTTTTCTTGGATCGCCAATCGATAATGTCCCGACATCGCGTTTTTTGAAGCCGCATTTATTACAGGTTAAGACCGAGATCAATATGTCGCCATAATAGGGTATATTATGGATGTAGTCTTCAACCAAGGCTTTCTGACCGCAGACCGGGCATGCAACCTCGTGCTCCGCTACTTTCACCGGCTCACTCATTAAGGCTTTCCCTCCTTCTTTTTGAAGGAATCATATGTGAACCATCACATGAAGGCGCTCTAAAAAATGCGCTCCCTAAGCCCTCTCTGCATGTGGCCACGGTGACCCCTCTTTCAACACCACGACTTATAATCGGTTGTAACAGGCGGGCTCTCTCGGCTCTGGGTAAATATATTGAACCATGAAGCACTTCTCCATTCTTCTTATACAATGCTACGAGTGAATCGTCCCTGAAGACTTGTGAAAGTCTTTTAAGACTATCCCACTTAGCCTTATAGGTGGACGTTACAATATGTTGGGCTCCAGCATCAACAACAGCGTCAACCAGTTCTTTAAGCTCCAACGGATCATCATTCACTCCGGGTATAACAGGGTCTATTCTAACACCAACAGGAACTCCATGATCTTTCAAATATTGAATAGTTCTCAACCTATCCTCGGGTGACGCGGCTCCGGGCTCTAGTCTCCTCGAGACTTCTCTGTCTAGCGTGGTTATCGTTATCATCACTGCTGCATGCGATTTTGATAAGATATCTACATCTCTTTCAACGATGCGGGATTTTGTAGTGATAAGTATCTTCATGCCGTGATCCCGAAGTAGTAAAAGCGTATTCCTCGTTAGCCCAACCCATTCCTCAATAGGTGGATAGGGATCGCTACTAGTGCTCAACTCTATAATCGAACCCTTTTCCACTTTGGCTAAATCGGTTTTCAAAGATTCAAGGAAGTTGCTTTTAGGAGTGCTCGGTTTTCGTCCTATGTAAGATGTTGCATAGCAGTAAAGGCAAAAGTGCGAGCAACCGGTGTAAGGATGCAGTGAATATTTAAATGGACAAGTACATAAAGGCGATTTCCATGGGTCGAAAACTTTTAATACGCGCGTGCTAGTTCCATCAATCCCTGATCTCAAACATAAACCCCTGGTTGCTTAAGCCTTGATAATGTACCCCGCCCGACCGTCCTCCATCATATCCATCCCCTCTTAAAGGGTCTCTTGGAGGCGTGGGAAGGCGGGGCAATAAAATATTATAATAGACTCTCTATTAACTGTTTCCCAGCCTGAGTTTGAGCCCATGCTGGCTGTGGTCGAGCCGGCATCGCAACTTCACTTTGATCGTGAATCGCTTCACGAGAAGGCTATGGGCTTTTTCATGAAGCGTGTGGGACGGCATACGGAACCGGGTCTACCCCTCTAAGCTTGTAAATATCCATGATTTTCCTAACGCTTTTAAGTTTACTTGGAGATAGTTTTAAGAGGGATTGAATGGTTTCAGGCATCACAAAAGATGCAATGTACGAGATTATCAACTTCATTGTTAAATCCATTGATTTGATAGAAGACTACAGTAAGGAAAACATGATCAACCTACTTATTACAGCCAGAAAAGAGAATAAGAGAGTTTTCGTGATAGGCGCAGGAAGAAGCGGGTTAATAGCCAGGGCCTTTGCTATGAGGCTGTTGCACCTAGGTTTTAACGTGTATGTGATTGGTGAAACAATTCTTCCAAGAGCCTCCCCGGGCGATATCTTGTTAGCAATATCTGGTTCCGGTAGGACGAAACTTGTTGTAGCAGCGGCTGAGGCCGCTAAAGGAGCTTTGATGAAAGTGGTAGCGATTACGACATACCCAGACTCTCCTCTCGGCAGAATGGCCGACATAGTTGTGAGGATACCCGGGAGAACGAAGATGGCTGTCGAGGAAGACTACATTAGCAGGCAGATCCTGGGTATTCACGAACCTCTCGCACCCCTAGGAACACTATTTGAGGATACTACGCTAATCTTTCTTGATGGAATAATTGTAGAGTTGATGAACAGGTTAGGGGTAACTGAAGAGGAGTTAATGAACCGTCATGCAAACATTGAATGAACAGTAAATTGCCCACCTGAGTATTGCTAAGATAGTTAAACCTGTTCAAACATAAATATTCAATGGCGGTGGAAATGGAAGAAGGGGGAGGAGCAGGGGAAAAGCCCTTCAAAGAGATAAAAGTGGAAACAGGAAAAACAGATGCAGAAGAATTACGAGAAGTACTAGACGCAGTGACACCGTTTCTCGAGAAGCTGAAGGACTGGGTAAAGGAGATCATTGGCTTGTTCACCAGCGGACTTGACGGTAAAAAACTAGGTGAAGACATCGGTAGATTCTACCAGGAGTTAAAGGCCCAGGGCCTCCCAGAGGATTTAATCATTGAAATGGTAAAGGATTACTATAAGAAGAGAATGGAAGTAGTTCCATCAATTGAAAAACTCATTGGGAGTTTCGCCAAGTTCGGAGAGTTTTGGAGAGGAGAAGAAGAGCACGAGGAAGATACGAAGTAATTCTTAACTGCTGATTCAATGAGGGATTGAATGACCCTTGACGAGAAGATAGAAGTAGTCATCGAGTTGTTGACGAGAGTGTTGATGAAGCTTGAAAAACTTGAGACTGAATTAGACAGAGCAGGTGGAGACCCATATGTATATCAAATATCTTTAGAATTAGCTACTTTTTTATCGAAGCCTATTGTTGAAACACTTGAGGCCGCCAGAAGAGTTTACTCTGTCATAGCAGGGTTTTCCGAGATCGACTCTATAAGTAAGGCAATAATCTATGTTTTATCTGCGTGCGAGCCTTACAGTATTTCGGAAATCACTAGGAAGGTTAGAGAATTGAGGGGTTCTTCTTCAAGGAGGATAATAAGCGATAGGCTAAGAGGGCTTGAGGCTAGGGGAGTAGTGGTCAACGTTGGATCGCCCCAACGTCCCCGATTCACTCTTAAAGCTTGTGGAGATGGCAAATATGGGAGGGAGGCTTAGGTGGTTTTCAAAAACTGGAATGATCCTAGGGCTCGTAGCCGACGCTTTAGGAGTATTGATGTACCTAGCAATCTTGGTTTTCTACGTCTATATTCTTCTGTTTGGTAAATACCTTGTAAACAGATTATTGTTGACGATAAGTTTGTATAAATATAAGGTTCCGCGAGATATTAGAGGAGATATCTTGAGAGTTTTTGATGAGAAATGGTTTAAGAACTTAGGCTTTGGTTCCATAATTTATAAGCTTGTCAGGGATTGACTATTATTTTGGTATCTTCATGAAGAGCCAGATATTAGTTGTCAAATCTATGGTAATAGCAGCTATTTACACAGGGTTGACAATAATCCTGGGAGCCCTATCTTACGGGGAGCTCCAATTCAGAATAAGTGATGCTATGCTACTACTGCCACTTCTCTCGGGATTCGGCATAGAGACCGTGCTCGGGTTAACGCTAGGAGGTTTTCTCGGAAACATTACCAGCCCATTTCAGCCATGGGATTTAATCTTTGGACCATTAACAAATGCAATCGCATCAGCGCTCGTGTTCGCAATAAGTAGAAAGATTAAGGCAAGGACAATATTTAAACACTTACTGAGCACTCTAGCGGCCTCCCTTACAATAGCCTTGCTAGTAGGCTACGTGGAACTTCACTTGATCTACGAACTCCCCGTGATCACCGTGCTTTATGTTTTCATAAGCGAAGTAGTGGTAATTGGAGTGATCGGCTGGACCGTGATAAAGTCCTTGGAGAGGTATATGACGAGATGAATGAGATTTTAGCGTCGGATTTAGCTATAGGATATGATGAGAACTCCCCTCTTTTAAAAAACCTAAATTTTAGATTAACCGATGGTGTATACGTTCTTCTAGGAGCCAACGGCTCTGGGAAATCAACTCTTTTAAAAACCATAGCGGGGCTCATCTCCCCTCTTCATGGGGAAGTTTACGTAAACGGTTTCAAACCCCATTTTTTGAGAAGAAAAGATGTGGCGAGATTAATCGGCTATGTTTGGCAAAACCCTTTCCATGGCTTCGTGGAGCCAACCGTTGAAAGAGAAATACTATTTATTAGCAAGCAAACGGGTGTCGAAGTTAACTGGAAACTCGTTCACAAGCTTGTGCCCCTAGAGCTTTTCGAAAGAAGCCCTTTTACCTTGAGCGGTGGCGAAGCGAAACGTGTAAGTCTTGCCAGCGTCATTGGATTGGACCAACCTATTTGGCTTTTAGACGAGCCCTTTAACGAACTGGATTTCACAGGTGTGAAAGTTTTCACAGGCATAGTTAATTATGCTCGAACCAAGGGTAAGATAGTTGTTATTACAACGCACTATCCCG
This is a stretch of genomic DNA from Thermosphaera aggregans DSM 11486. It encodes these proteins:
- a CDS encoding asparagine synthetase A, coding for MGGCVAVLLLHVSDTHLGATRPGNLREREMGFYEAFNEVVDIAKISSSKPCQVKILATIAWKSGDSIILRDVSGLREFKIKGSVGREILRLPCETSIYVEGLVEGDYLEVNKYEVIYPSKLECCETDAEDVREYAFNYHMYVGRPRCFKVIRTISILSYLIRNALIFEGFTELQPPILGWKSDPGLRGASKVKVSLYGSEYELHSSLIMYKQIYASIFEKIFYFARNIRVEPAENFYTGRHLVEFTQVDVEEAFTSMQESISLAESILKKVVKEFLNNHADLLDSSRIEWLDRTFLTEKYPVITYEEAVDLLTQHGFELRRGCELPHNAEAFLGEYYGTPVWLTGFPSTARGFYYIENAEKPGYNVDWNLIVPEGHGEVLDGGCREYRVEELEKRIKSTGENPSEYQWFLDIVSKGYVKPTCGWGLGLERLVKTFHGLAHVGFATPHPRLPGVIGP
- a CDS encoding aminotransferase class V-fold PLP-dependent enzyme produces the protein MFDPEEVRKDFPILSRKINGRPLVYLDNAASTQKPIQVINTIVEFYSKHYANIHRGLHTLSQEASEMYEKAHETLAKFINAYSWEEVVFCNNTTDAMNLVAYAWGLKNLGEGDEVVATIMDHHSTILPWRKIAKMKGAVVKYINVTPQGYLDYDSLNTIITHRTKVLVFPIASNVLGTINKVEELVKRAREVGAIVVADGAQSVPHIPTDVRKLGVDFLGFSGHKMLGPTGSGVLWGKRDVLEEMDLFKVGGDTIRDVTVDDVVWLDLPWRFEAGTPNIEAGIALGTAAEYLMKLGMDNVREHEKQLVTYTLKRLSEEFSDDIRVYGPVDPSDKTGVVSFNVIGLNHHTVAKALDLFGIAVRSGMHCAHPLHYSLKITYLETPPADPPKEPGERLTVYGSVRASYYIYNTFEEVDYLIESLGKIVNLKEALKREKPEAVCSGS
- a CDS encoding amidohydrolase family protein, which encodes MADIYIRGGWVLTLDSNRRIIKKGAVAISDGLIIDVGKREELDPSYKSFSDIVIEAERDIVMPGLVNTHVHLAQGLIRHCADYLPLIKWLKNRVWPLQGNYKPEEALASAKLVVAEMLKTGTTAFLETGLVGRYGPDNIIEFLHESGIRAAVARHVMDLKGYALEENVLHEGLVEPGDTSFKDTLRLYHKYNGLSNRIWIWFGPRTPGAVSLELYRKISETARELNTGITMHLAEVREDVEYTMKSFGKKPVEFAHWLGLTGRNVVLVHVVWVDDEEIMLLSKTGTTVSHNPSSNMKLASGAARISDMLKAGVNVALGTDGGPSNNTYDLMREMKHAALLQPVRTLNAEAIRAEQVVEMATINGARALMIDHLVGSIEKGKRADIIILDYWVPHIHPLVNPISHLAYAASGNDVKHSIIDGKLVVYDRKLLTIDEEKIIEEAEKAAWEVYNRAGICKEPDTVWPIL
- the ade gene encoding adenine deaminase is translated as MGVFFTRYNIEERSRLIEVASGKLPADIVITNVHIILPHTEEILEKHSIVVKDRRIAGIVEDELVSKHISEETLIIDGSNDYVLPGFIDLHVHIESSLLDLIGFSKIALKHGTTTVVADPHEIANVLGVSGVELFVKASLNLPLKILIDIPSCVPATDPALRLETTPHVISDKEIEQLACLDNIIGLGEVMDFLSVINSSDKVLRKLKIASEKRLIVNGHAPLLTGRMLDAYVSAGILSDHESTSYHEALEKLRKGMWLYIREGSAWRDLAELSKILLEKSNCELCAFVSDDVNVYDLFTQGHVDRIVNLAIEYGLDPIKAIKYATFNPAIRLHMEDHIGLLAPGRIADIVFSKNIKEIKPHTVISNGDVIYYKGELKKSFPRYYYPEEALNTVKLGPLLENFSFTPRIGEINGTALVNIINVQPGSALTKRTVEELVVEDGEIRCDPSRDIMYVAVADRHSGTGSFSTGFIKGLGFKAGAIAQTIAHDTHNLIVSGWNQQDMQVAVKEIARIQGGIVVVAERQVIAEIPLRLAGLMSIEEPEEVFKKYVNMVEVLHEKYGLNFESYFMTLALISLPVIPEVRITDKGLVDVSKGRLISLVEDVFKA
- a CDS encoding ZPR1 zinc finger domain-containing protein; this encodes MSEPVKVAEHEVACPVCGQKALVEDYIHNIPYYGDILISVLTCNKCGFKKRDVGTLSIGDPRKIIYKVEKPGDERALLIRAGGSKVLIPEFNIEISPGPFSQGFITTIEGLIMDLIEKTSFLCETGEANESECGRVLELLNKAKDGLVEYTIIIEDYPGKSDIISNKTRYVKIEEEEGSSPGD
- a CDS encoding SPL family radical SAM protein, giving the protein MRSGIDGTSTRVLKVFDPWKSPLCTCPFKYSLHPYTGCSHFCLYCYATSYIGRKPSTPKSNFLESLKTDLAKVEKGSIIELSTSSDPYPPIEEWVGLTRNTLLLLRDHGMKILITTKSRIVERDVDILSKSHAAVMITITTLDREVSRRLEPGAASPEDRLRTIQYLKDHGVPVGVRIDPVIPGVNDDPLELKELVDAVVDAGAQHIVTSTYKAKWDSLKRLSQVFRDDSLVALYKKNGEVLHGSIYLPRAERARLLQPIISRGVERGVTVATCREGLGSAFFRAPSCDGSHMIPSKRRRESLNE
- the hxlB gene encoding 6-phospho-3-hexuloisomerase; this encodes MVSGITKDAMYEIINFIVKSIDLIEDYSKENMINLLITARKENKRVFVIGAGRSGLIARAFAMRLLHLGFNVYVIGETILPRASPGDILLAISGSGRTKLVVAAAEAAKGALMKVVAITTYPDSPLGRMADIVVRIPGRTKMAVEEDYISRQILGIHEPLAPLGTLFEDTTLIFLDGIIVELMNRLGVTEEELMNRHANIE
- a CDS encoding QueT transporter family protein, whose translation is MKSQILVVKSMVIAAIYTGLTIILGALSYGELQFRISDAMLLLPLLSGFGIETVLGLTLGGFLGNITSPFQPWDLIFGPLTNAIASALVFAISRKIKARTIFKHLLSTLAASLTIALLVGYVELHLIYELPVITVLYVFISEVVVIGVIGWTVIKSLERYMTR
- a CDS encoding energy-coupling factor ABC transporter ATP-binding protein, with protein sequence MNEILASDLAIGYDENSPLLKNLNFRLTDGVYVLLGANGSGKSTLLKTIAGLISPLHGEVYVNGFKPHFLRRKDVARLIGYVWQNPFHGFVEPTVEREILFISKQTGVEVNWKLVHKLVPLELFERSPFTLSGGEAKRVSLASVIGLDQPIWLLDEPFNELDFTGVKVFTGIVNYARTKGKIVVITTHYPGLADLVKPDYYLLINRQSGLLVMDKWSNLSDEDLVKNEVIPRVLRPEFTG